A single genomic interval of Chitinophaga sp. 180180018-3 harbors:
- a CDS encoding non-ribosomal peptide synthetase: MDDIMLNIITSQKEREAMFWRQQVPVGEIASGIQWAKAAMEERNVGVRQSYSFAIPKADYADILKICKNKPENVHVLLVTVMSLLFFKYHSNRLVVVFTPAYKHSAGADWLNTVIPVITDVQEQYSFFQLLALVQSNLMKAIQHQNFPVQHIWNKIREEQNSFGQALVAYDGVHNMDMVNECISDVGFLFHKDKEELTLDIVCKIAHTEQYINHIGAHVLKLIGSLRELRDTPVCQVDIIGSAERKRLVCELNSCNVAGIGQKTIGDYLYMHADIRPDHIAFASDNRELSYGMLANDVNSVAAYLRRNGVTEGVPVAILLERDIALPAVILAVWQLGAIYIPLDVKLPAARILLLLQDAQAILLTKESLLPAEVKEAYSDHCIYLEEVPEETGAAEMPGKATNPEDTIAYIIYTSGSTGRPKGVLVTQAGMMNHLLAKIAAFSIGVNSVVAQHTTQIFDISIWQFFAALVAGGKTIIIADDVVHSPAQFIEQLNHHTVTHLQVVPGYLAMLVDFMAAHSRSWTHLQYLISTGEELQVSLARQCRQLFPDIIMANGYGPTEAADNILHYIIKDLSFKTVPIGKPLQNMSVYIVDPYMQLCTEGVKGEICVSGPGVGKGYLNQPQRTSVAFVPDPFADMDITKPLYRTGDIGAWLPDGNLCFHGRKDNQVKLNGFRIELGEIEHVLITHPVVKEAAVLLQNNKYNSTFLCAYITVHENVSSEILKTYLQQRLPVYMLPAVFVSIADFPRLINGKINRSELKTFLPDEATDVVAPRSDLEQIMATVWGKLFGKKEIGIHDNFFKLGGDSIKAIQLSSRLLNENISITIKDVFNYPTISGLAEQAVMITQPASQDVVEGIVPLTPLQKHFFLHLGIYRDHFNQAVMLSLKAPLTTDELSTVARKLQMHHDSLRMVFQIDENGILQENKGLDYPISVTTYDLRHEENYQQVSRNIADRIQSSINLTTGPMMKMALLKRNDGDKLLIVIHHMVTDGVSWRILLEDLDLLLEQQKEKLPLSLPGKTDSFKTWSTRLDIYTTSTAFERASMYWKNNVQTAIPFLVKDYSFGTNQIKDIRQITLTLNPSETLSLLTQSGQAFGANTQELLLVALMLAVNKGFGFTRLKVDLEGHGRETVLDGVNIHRTIGWFTSIYPVVLEMPEEDSIEASIVHNKALLRRIPDNGFHYALVDRGHLFSAPIVFNYLGQFDTDISTKHFSMAGESIGRPIAPEASRSHPFEIVAVVKDKQLSVSIYYSGSQYNREKIDLLMACYKESLTALIACCEGLTKTYLTPADLHYKGLTVRELDALQRQYAIQDIYPLSPAQEGILYHALLHPSSPDYFVQCAYRIEGMVDPECIRQAFEKLVAKYDILRTSFLYTHDKQPLQIVLRDRKGGYEWIDVTKQVALNGWAAVIKAHRLADRERNFDVSNDTLIRLTVLQASTDNYEFIWSFHHILMDGWCMALLVNEFLSFYLTFQAKEDPVFIPVKQYVGYISWLGKQDREFAAAYWRDYISGFEQATVLPGRLPEGMGERRTAKDLSFKIAENVTAELKELSARTEVTLYILLQTAWGILLTYYNNSRDAIFGSVVSGRPPEVAGIENMIGLFVNTIPVRIVFEADTRLFDLYKRQQREALESNRYDFYPLAKIQSESHVGNQLVNHILVYENYPVSEEIATLWNTAEGGSPNQFRLVDMEVSEQTNYDLSVIVRADTDIFIRFQYDESKFSNAIVPEMAARFRQILQQLASAGNTNVGAIDPLLEKEKTLLYTNPGNNGNEYPLKQTVTSLFSEQVKQHAEKKAVVYNGVAITFKELDERSSRLSSFLLQRPDMHGSIIGILMDRSIDTVVAIMGILKAGAAYLPVSSRLPRNRIKYMLSDSGCNRVVTSGHLKALLEGQCEAIVLEELPAAASEKGETEIKTQSSTDLIYVIYTSGSSGNPKGVQVTHKNVVNLIYGLNEKIFSTYGPGVRMALVSPFDFDASVQHLFGALLLGHTVFIVPEEARANGYLLMEFFMANNITLTDGTPTHLRLCLETGQPFAPSLQHFLIAGEELPRKIVSEFYSRGNTARITNLYGPTETCVDSTFFHIIPEEIDRWQKVPIGEPLPNQSAYILDKDLRPLPPGISGEIYIGGEGIAKGYLNNEQLTNEKFVSSPFVPGARLYRTGDLGQRCATGHLFYEGRIDNQVKIRGFRIEPGEIEKQLQKLEGIREVVVVTKELNDSTRLIAFYLSAQHYSTAVMRDFCEKLLPYYMIPSYFIKIDSIPLTANNKTDIRALLAYDITSHLKRDIIAPRNQSEAQIATIWARVLGMEKVGVDDSFFEIGGNSLDLVRIYGMMKTEMNFQGSLVRLVEYPTIRLLAAFITGNASGTDSLNGDEMVIARQKKLQQRSLRNIAGEDSISIN, from the coding sequence ATGGATGATATTATGCTGAATATAATTACTTCTCAAAAAGAAAGGGAAGCGATGTTTTGGCGCCAGCAGGTGCCGGTCGGGGAAATAGCATCAGGTATTCAGTGGGCAAAAGCAGCAATGGAAGAACGTAATGTTGGGGTCAGGCAAAGTTATTCCTTTGCGATTCCGAAGGCAGATTATGCTGATATTCTGAAAATATGTAAAAACAAACCTGAGAATGTGCACGTATTGCTGGTAACAGTAATGAGTTTGCTGTTTTTTAAGTATCACAGCAATCGGCTCGTTGTGGTGTTTACACCGGCATATAAGCATAGTGCCGGCGCTGATTGGTTGAACACCGTTATTCCGGTGATAACGGATGTGCAGGAGCAATACTCTTTTTTTCAGTTACTGGCATTGGTACAGTCGAATTTGATGAAGGCTATACAGCACCAGAATTTCCCTGTGCAACATATATGGAATAAAATAAGAGAGGAACAGAATTCATTCGGACAAGCCCTGGTTGCCTATGATGGAGTACATAATATGGACATGGTGAATGAGTGTATTAGTGATGTCGGCTTTCTTTTTCATAAAGATAAGGAGGAGCTGACGCTCGATATCGTATGTAAAATTGCACATACGGAGCAATATATAAATCATATAGGTGCACATGTACTGAAATTGATAGGCAGCTTACGTGAGCTCCGGGATACACCCGTTTGCCAGGTGGATATCATCGGATCCGCGGAACGGAAACGACTGGTATGCGAACTTAATAGTTGTAATGTTGCCGGCATTGGGCAAAAAACAATTGGAGATTATTTGTATATGCATGCTGACATCCGGCCTGATCATATCGCATTTGCATCGGATAACAGGGAGCTTAGCTATGGCATGTTGGCAAACGATGTAAACAGTGTTGCAGCCTATCTCCGACGGAATGGGGTGACAGAGGGGGTTCCAGTGGCAATTTTGTTAGAAAGAGATATTGCATTGCCGGCAGTCATACTTGCAGTATGGCAGTTAGGAGCCATATATATACCACTTGATGTTAAGCTGCCTGCTGCCAGGATATTACTGTTGCTACAGGATGCACAGGCCATTCTGCTGACAAAGGAATCATTGTTGCCCGCAGAGGTTAAAGAGGCATATAGTGATCACTGCATTTACCTTGAAGAAGTTCCGGAAGAAACAGGAGCTGCGGAGATGCCTGGTAAGGCAACAAATCCGGAGGATACTATCGCCTATATCATATATACTTCCGGGTCTACTGGCCGGCCCAAGGGCGTGCTGGTAACCCAGGCGGGTATGATGAATCATCTGCTTGCCAAAATAGCCGCTTTCAGCATTGGAGTAAATAGTGTAGTGGCACAGCATACCACACAGATTTTTGATATTAGCATCTGGCAGTTTTTTGCCGCGTTGGTGGCAGGAGGAAAAACGATTATCATCGCCGACGATGTAGTACACAGTCCTGCACAGTTTATAGAGCAGTTAAACCATCACACCGTTACACATTTGCAGGTGGTACCTGGTTACCTGGCGATGCTGGTGGATTTCATGGCAGCACATTCCCGCAGCTGGACTCATTTGCAGTATCTTATATCTACGGGAGAAGAACTACAGGTTAGCCTGGCCCGGCAATGCCGGCAACTGTTCCCCGACATCATTATGGCAAATGGCTACGGACCAACCGAGGCAGCAGATAATATTCTCCATTATATTATAAAAGACTTGTCTTTTAAAACAGTGCCTATTGGGAAACCACTGCAGAATATGTCGGTATATATTGTGGATCCCTATATGCAGCTGTGTACAGAGGGCGTGAAAGGGGAAATTTGTGTGTCCGGTCCGGGCGTTGGTAAAGGTTACCTGAATCAACCTCAAAGAACGAGTGTAGCATTTGTACCTGATCCATTTGCCGATATGGATATTACCAAACCTCTCTATAGAACAGGTGATATTGGTGCGTGGCTTCCCGACGGCAATCTCTGCTTTCATGGCCGTAAAGACAACCAGGTAAAACTCAATGGATTTAGAATAGAATTGGGAGAGATAGAGCATGTGCTTATCACCCATCCGGTTGTAAAGGAAGCAGCTGTGTTACTACAAAATAATAAGTATAACAGCACTTTCCTTTGTGCTTATATTACGGTACACGAAAATGTATCATCCGAAATATTGAAGACATACCTGCAGCAGCGGTTGCCTGTGTATATGTTGCCGGCAGTTTTTGTGTCAATTGCAGACTTTCCACGGTTAATAAATGGTAAGATTAACCGGAGTGAGCTAAAAACCTTTTTGCCCGATGAGGCCACAGACGTGGTGGCACCGCGATCAGATCTGGAACAGATAATGGCTACGGTATGGGGAAAACTCTTTGGTAAAAAGGAAATAGGTATTCATGATAATTTTTTTAAGCTGGGAGGAGATTCCATTAAGGCGATTCAGTTGTCGTCCCGTTTGCTCAATGAAAATATTAGCATTACCATAAAGGATGTCTTTAATTATCCAACTATTTCGGGCCTGGCTGAGCAGGCGGTAATGATAACGCAACCAGCTTCGCAGGATGTGGTGGAAGGAATAGTGCCACTTACGCCTTTACAAAAGCATTTTTTCTTACATCTTGGAATTTATCGCGATCATTTTAACCAGGCGGTAATGTTATCGCTTAAAGCACCGCTTACAACAGATGAGTTATCGACTGTTGCCCGGAAGTTACAAATGCATCATGATAGCCTCAGAATGGTATTTCAAATTGATGAAAACGGAATACTTCAGGAAAACAAAGGACTGGATTATCCAATAAGTGTTACCACATACGATCTGAGGCATGAAGAAAACTATCAGCAGGTTTCCAGGAATATAGCAGATCGTATACAGTCTTCCATTAACCTGACCACCGGCCCGATGATGAAAATGGCGTTGTTAAAGCGTAACGATGGCGACAAGCTGTTGATAGTTATTCATCACATGGTAACTGACGGTGTTTCCTGGCGTATTTTGTTGGAGGATTTGGATTTGCTGCTGGAACAACAGAAAGAGAAACTTCCGCTTTCGTTACCTGGTAAGACTGATTCTTTTAAAACCTGGTCAACCCGGTTAGATATCTATACAACCAGTACCGCTTTTGAGAGAGCCAGCATGTATTGGAAAAACAACGTACAAACCGCCATTCCATTCCTGGTAAAGGACTATTCGTTTGGTACTAACCAGATAAAAGATATCAGACAGATTACTTTGACGCTCAATCCTTCTGAAACCTTATCGTTATTAACGCAATCTGGGCAAGCTTTTGGAGCGAACACTCAGGAGCTGCTGTTGGTAGCATTAATGTTAGCTGTAAACAAAGGATTCGGATTTACAAGATTAAAGGTGGATCTGGAAGGCCACGGCCGTGAAACGGTATTGGATGGAGTAAATATACATCGTACTATCGGTTGGTTTACCAGTATTTATCCTGTTGTATTAGAGATGCCGGAGGAAGACAGTATCGAAGCTTCTATTGTCCACAACAAAGCACTGCTCAGAAGAATACCCGACAACGGTTTTCATTATGCACTGGTTGACAGGGGGCATTTGTTTAGCGCGCCGATTGTTTTTAATTATCTGGGACAATTCGATACAGATATAAGCACAAAGCATTTTAGCATGGCTGGTGAATCAATAGGACGGCCCATTGCTCCGGAAGCAAGCAGGTCGCACCCATTCGAAATAGTAGCTGTGGTGAAGGACAAACAATTGTCAGTTAGCATTTATTACAGCGGTTCACAATACAATAGGGAAAAGATTGACCTGTTGATGGCCTGCTACAAAGAGAGCCTAACTGCGTTGATTGCTTGTTGCGAAGGATTAACTAAAACGTATTTGACCCCGGCGGATCTGCATTACAAAGGTTTGACCGTTCGGGAACTCGATGCTTTGCAGCGGCAATATGCAATACAGGATATCTATCCGTTGTCGCCTGCACAGGAGGGAATTTTATATCATGCTTTACTACATCCTTCTTCCCCGGATTATTTTGTACAGTGTGCTTACCGGATAGAAGGTATGGTTGATCCGGAGTGCATCAGGCAGGCATTTGAGAAGTTAGTAGCAAAATATGATATCCTCAGAACGTCTTTCTTATATACACATGACAAACAACCACTGCAAATAGTCCTGAGAGACAGGAAGGGAGGATATGAATGGATAGATGTAACAAAACAGGTAGCTTTAAACGGATGGGCAGCTGTAATAAAAGCACATCGCCTTGCTGACCGTGAACGTAATTTCGATGTCAGCAATGATACATTAATTCGTTTAACAGTACTGCAGGCGTCAACGGATAACTACGAGTTCATTTGGAGCTTTCACCATATATTGATGGATGGCTGGTGTATGGCCCTGTTGGTGAATGAATTCCTGTCGTTTTATCTCACATTCCAGGCAAAGGAGGATCCGGTTTTTATACCTGTTAAGCAATATGTGGGCTATATCAGCTGGCTCGGAAAACAAGACAGGGAATTTGCTGCTGCATACTGGCGGGATTATATTTCCGGTTTTGAGCAGGCAACAGTACTGCCTGGTAGGTTGCCGGAGGGAATGGGCGAACGGAGAACAGCAAAAGATCTGTCATTTAAAATCGCAGAAAATGTTACTGCAGAATTGAAAGAATTGTCTGCCCGGACGGAGGTTACCCTTTATATATTATTGCAAACGGCCTGGGGGATATTGTTAACCTATTACAATAATAGCAGGGATGCAATTTTTGGCAGCGTAGTGTCCGGCCGTCCTCCTGAAGTGGCGGGGATTGAGAATATGATTGGGTTGTTTGTCAATACAATTCCGGTGCGCATTGTTTTCGAGGCGGATACCAGGCTTTTTGACTTGTATAAGAGGCAGCAGCGCGAAGCTTTGGAAAGTAACCGGTATGATTTTTATCCGCTTGCGAAGATACAATCTGAAAGTCATGTAGGTAATCAATTGGTTAATCATATTCTGGTATATGAAAATTATCCTGTATCGGAAGAAATAGCAACTCTCTGGAATACCGCTGAAGGAGGAAGCCCCAATCAATTCAGACTGGTGGATATGGAAGTATCGGAACAGACCAATTATGACCTGAGTGTTATTGTAAGGGCAGATACTGATATATTCATCCGTTTCCAGTACGATGAAAGTAAGTTTAGCAATGCGATAGTGCCTGAGATGGCAGCGCGATTCAGACAGATATTGCAGCAACTGGCTTCTGCCGGCAATACAAATGTTGGTGCAATAGATCCGTTGCTGGAAAAGGAAAAGACGCTTCTTTATACCAATCCGGGTAATAACGGTAATGAATATCCGCTGAAACAAACAGTAACCAGCCTGTTCAGCGAACAAGTAAAGCAACACGCGGAAAAGAAAGCGGTAGTATACAATGGAGTTGCTATCACCTTTAAAGAGTTGGATGAGCGTTCTTCCCGGCTATCATCTTTTCTGCTGCAGCGGCCGGACATGCATGGAAGTATCATTGGGATATTGATGGATCGTTCAATTGACACAGTTGTGGCGATTATGGGCATTCTTAAGGCCGGGGCGGCTTATCTGCCGGTGTCTTCCCGTCTACCCCGGAACAGGATAAAATATATGCTGTCGGACAGCGGTTGCAACAGGGTAGTCACCTCCGGGCATCTGAAGGCGCTCTTAGAAGGTCAGTGTGAGGCAATCGTCCTGGAAGAATTGCCAGCGGCCGCCAGTGAAAAGGGAGAAACGGAAATAAAGACGCAATCTTCTACTGACCTGATTTACGTGATCTATACGTCAGGATCATCTGGTAACCCAAAAGGCGTCCAGGTAACACATAAGAATGTAGTGAACCTGATATATGGCTTAAATGAGAAAATATTTTCTACCTATGGTCCCGGCGTCAGGATGGCGCTGGTATCACCTTTTGATTTTGATGCCTCCGTACAACATCTTTTTGGTGCATTGTTGCTGGGGCATACTGTATTTATCGTGCCGGAAGAAGCCCGGGCGAATGGCTATCTGCTCATGGAGTTTTTCATGGCGAATAATATCACGCTCACCGATGGTACTCCCACACATTTACGATTGTGTCTGGAGACGGGGCAACCATTTGCGCCGTCATTGCAACACTTCCTGATTGCCGGGGAGGAGTTGCCCAGGAAAATAGTAAGCGAATTCTACAGCAGGGGAAACACAGCCCGGATAACTAACTTATACGGACCTACGGAAACCTGTGTCGACAGTACTTTTTTTCATATTATACCGGAAGAAATAGACCGATGGCAAAAAGTTCCTATTGGAGAGCCCCTGCCTAACCAGTCGGCGTACATTTTAGATAAAGATCTGCGTCCATTGCCTCCGGGTATTTCCGGAGAGATTTACATAGGTGGCGAGGGTATAGCCAAAGGCTATCTCAACAATGAACAGTTGACTAATGAAAAGTTTGTATCCAGCCCGTTTGTGCCAGGAGCACGCCTTTATAGAACTGGTGACCTGGGACAACGGTGCGCGACAGGACACTTGTTTTATGAAGGGCGAATCGACAATCAGGTAAAGATCCGTGGTTTTAGAATTGAACCTGGTGAAATTGAAAAACAGCTACAGAAGCTGGAGGGTATACGCGAGGTGGTTGTAGTGACAAAAGAGCTCAACGATTCTACCCGCCTCATTGCCTTCTACTTATCGGCTCAGCATTATAGTACTGCGGTAATGAGAGATTTTTGCGAAAAGCTCCTGCCATACTATATGATTCCGTCTTATTTTATCAAAATAGATAGTATACCATTGACCGCTAACAATAAAACGGATATCAGGGCACTGCTGGCTTATGATATTACCAGCCATTTGAAGCGTGATATCATTGCTCCCCGTAATCAATCAGAAGCACAGATTGCGACTATCTGGGCCAGGGTACTGGGAATGGAGAAGGTGGGTGTGGACGACAGTTTTTTTGAAATTGGTGGTAATTCCCTGGACCTGGTAAGAATATATGGTATGATGAAAACCGAAATGAATTTCCAGGGATCGTTGGTCAGATTAGTGGAATATCCAACAATACGTTTGCTGGCAGCATTTATTACAGGAAATGCCTCTGGCACAGATAGCCTGAATGGAGACGAGATGGTGATTGCCAGACAAAAAAAACTGCAGCAGCGCTCACTACGCAATATTGCCGGCGAGGATAGTATATCCATAAATTAA